A single genomic interval of Deltaproteobacteria bacterium harbors:
- the mtaB gene encoding tRNA (N(6)-L-threonylcarbamoyladenosine(37)-C(2))-methylthiotransferase MtaB — translation MRRRVKVLTVGCKANFADSASIAREAVSAGFDVVPPTEPADVVIVNSCTVTHRADRDSRALVRRARRDHPDASIVMTGCYAESAPEAKASIPEADHWIGAGNPGALKSLLEEISGECRLNEPGGDYAAGKPRLSEFAADLLLGHRRTFLKIQDGCDFACAYCIVPLVRGGNRSLPENEIVEKAAAAERDGARELVLTGIHIGLYGADRGERDGLADLVRLLLRETSLARLRLSSVEPMEVTDSLISAIAGSPRICRHLHIPLQSGCDRILSRMRRPYDASRFSETAARAAGILPGVRIGADVIAGFPGETREDFDETVRFLSGVPVNYLHVFPYSQRAGTESAKWKDDVSPREKKERVAELLRVDAEKRAGFLKAQAGKELEVLAETAHPGRGELSGYSGNYLEVAFPGDRSGIGGLFRVRAGRIRGKCLIGERMDMTSDPLHPMQARSGKVLRRGPE, via the coding sequence ATGCGCCGTCGTGTAAAGGTTCTTACCGTCGGGTGCAAGGCGAATTTCGCCGACTCCGCCTCCATCGCCCGTGAGGCGGTTTCCGCAGGGTTCGACGTCGTGCCCCCCACGGAACCCGCCGACGTCGTGATCGTCAACAGCTGCACGGTTACCCACAGGGCGGACAGGGACAGCCGTGCGCTGGTCCGGCGGGCGAGGCGGGACCACCCGGATGCATCGATCGTCATGACCGGCTGCTACGCGGAGAGCGCCCCTGAAGCGAAGGCATCGATCCCGGAAGCCGACCACTGGATAGGCGCCGGAAACCCGGGCGCCCTCAAATCCCTGCTTGAAGAAATATCCGGGGAATGCCGCCTGAATGAACCGGGTGGAGATTATGCGGCGGGGAAACCCCGGCTCTCGGAATTCGCGGCGGACCTTCTCCTTGGACACCGGCGAACTTTCCTCAAAATCCAGGACGGATGCGATTTCGCATGCGCCTACTGCATCGTTCCGCTCGTTCGCGGAGGAAACCGCTCCCTTCCGGAAAACGAGATCGTCGAAAAAGCTGCGGCGGCCGAGCGGGACGGCGCGCGGGAGCTCGTGCTGACCGGAATCCACATCGGGCTGTACGGCGCCGACCGGGGCGAGCGGGACGGGCTCGCGGACCTCGTGCGGCTCCTTCTGCGGGAAACCTCGCTTGCCCGCCTCCGGTTGAGTTCCGTCGAGCCGATGGAAGTGACGGATTCGTTGATATCGGCTATCGCCGGGAGTCCGAGGATCTGCCGCCATCTTCACATACCGCTGCAAAGCGGATGCGACAGGATCCTATCGCGGATGCGCAGGCCTTACGACGCAAGCCGGTTCTCCGAAACAGCCGCCCGCGCCGCCGGGATTCTGCCCGGCGTCCGGATAGGGGCCGACGTGATCGCCGGCTTCCCCGGGGAGACGAGGGAAGATTTCGATGAGACGGTTCGATTCCTGTCCGGGGTTCCGGTAAACTACCTGCACGTCTTCCCCTACTCGCAGCGCGCGGGCACGGAAAGCGCAAAATGGAAGGATGACGTATCGCCTCGGGAGAAGAAGGAGCGGGTTGCCGAACTCCTGAGGGTGGATGCGGAGAAACGTGCCGGCTTTCTGAAGGCGCAGGCGGGAAAAGAACTGGAGGTCCTTGCGGAAACGGCCCATCCCGGACGCGGGGAGCTTTCCGGCTATTCGGGCAATTACCTGGAGGTGGCATTCCCGGGAGATCGAAGCGGGATCGGAGGATTGTTC
- the mnmA gene encoding tRNA 2-thiouridine(34) synthase MnmA → MKRRILAAMSGGVDSSVAAFLLQREGFEVIGVSMDLYDFSEVSKNRAGTCCSLDDLYDARRVCDRMGIPYYVLNLREEFRREVIDPFVKEYSSGRTPNPCILCNEHLKFRALLRKADELGAEGVATGHYAVIRKEGGGKCRLFAAPDASKDQSYFLFPLDHKRLERIRFPVGGMMKSEVRRIAQGAGLSVSEKKESQDICFVTDDTYPEFLSRKGIEEKEGHFIDRDGNILGAHRGILRYTVGQRKGLGIAAKEPLYVVAIDAEKNEVILGNEGEILSGGASVACGTFVAGEPPARQFRANVKIRFRHHGIPATVACHGEKIEVRFDAPQRSVTPGQALVIYEGNEVLGGGWIECAVV, encoded by the coding sequence ATGAAGCGGCGCATACTCGCGGCCATGAGCGGCGGCGTGGACTCTTCCGTCGCGGCATTCCTGCTTCAGCGGGAAGGGTTCGAGGTGATCGGCGTCTCCATGGATCTCTACGATTTCTCCGAAGTCTCGAAGAACCGCGCCGGCACGTGCTGTTCGCTGGACGACCTTTACGACGCGAGAAGGGTATGCGACCGGATGGGGATTCCCTATTACGTCCTGAATTTAAGGGAAGAATTCCGCCGGGAGGTCATCGATCCGTTCGTAAAGGAATATTCCAGCGGCCGGACGCCCAACCCGTGCATACTCTGCAACGAGCACCTCAAATTCCGCGCTCTCCTGCGGAAGGCCGACGAACTGGGGGCCGAGGGGGTCGCCACCGGACACTACGCCGTAATCCGGAAGGAGGGCGGCGGCAAGTGCCGGCTTTTCGCGGCGCCCGACGCGTCGAAGGACCAATCCTATTTTCTGTTCCCGCTGGACCACAAGAGGCTCGAAAGGATCCGCTTCCCCGTCGGGGGCATGATGAAATCCGAGGTCCGGCGCATCGCTCAAGGAGCGGGGCTTTCCGTGTCGGAAAAGAAGGAAAGCCAGGACATCTGCTTCGTGACCGACGATACATATCCCGAATTCCTGAGCAGGAAAGGGATAGAGGAGAAGGAAGGACACTTCATCGACCGGGACGGGAACATCCTGGGCGCACACAGGGGGATACTCCGGTATACGGTCGGCCAGCGCAAGGGGCTCGGGATCGCCGCGAAGGAGCCGCTCTACGTGGTCGCCATAGACGCCGAAAAAAACGAAGTGATCCTGGGGAACGAAGGTGAGATCCTTTCCGGTGGAGCGTCCGTCGCTTGCGGCACCTTCGTTGCAGGCGAACCTCCGGCGCGGCAATTCCGCGCGAATGTGAAAATCCGTTTCCGGCACCATGGAATCCCGGCCACTGTCGCATGCCATGGCGAAAAGATCGAGGTCCGCTTCGACGCCCCGCAGCGCAGCGTTACGCCCGGGCAGGCGCTTGTCATTTACGAAGGGAACGAGGTGCTGGGCGGCGGCTGGATCGAATGCGCCGTCGTGTAA
- a CDS encoding cysteine desulfurase: MRKVYLDHNATTPVHPEVKDAVAPFLAGFFGNPSSIHWAGRDVRKAVEDARQETAAFFGCQPLEIVFTGSGTEGDNLAIKGIAFRKGNAGKNIVTSAVEHPAVINTCKFLETQGFRVTYVPVNRQGIVEPDAVRAAIAKDTVLVSIMYANNETGCIMPIAEIGEIAREAGVPMHTDAVQAAGKINFDWKELPVDMLTFSGHKINGLKGAGGLIVRKGMELTPVLHGGHQERGRRGGTENVVGIVAMGKAFSQLRVNMEEEVGEIRRLRDRFEKTIFERIPDLVLNGHPTDRLPNTVNISFRFVEGEALLLNLDMMGVACSSGSACTSGSLEASPILMAMGGDPVDAQGALRFSFGMGNDDADVEYAVDSIEAVVEKLRAMSPLFTRAAKIR, translated from the coding sequence GTGAGGAAGGTCTACCTCGACCATAACGCTACGACTCCGGTCCACCCGGAAGTAAAGGACGCGGTGGCCCCGTTTCTTGCCGGGTTTTTCGGAAACCCGTCAAGCATCCACTGGGCGGGACGGGACGTCAGGAAGGCGGTGGAGGACGCCCGCCAGGAAACGGCGGCGTTCTTCGGTTGCCAGCCGCTGGAGATAGTTTTCACGGGATCCGGCACGGAAGGCGACAACCTGGCGATAAAGGGGATCGCGTTCCGGAAGGGTAACGCGGGGAAGAACATCGTCACTTCAGCGGTGGAGCACCCGGCCGTCATAAACACGTGCAAGTTTCTCGAAACACAGGGTTTCAGGGTGACCTACGTTCCCGTGAACCGGCAGGGTATCGTGGAGCCTGATGCCGTACGCGCCGCGATCGCGAAGGATACGGTTCTCGTTTCGATTATGTATGCGAACAACGAAACCGGATGCATCATGCCCATAGCGGAGATAGGCGAAATCGCCCGCGAGGCCGGGGTGCCCATGCACACCGACGCGGTGCAGGCGGCGGGAAAGATAAATTTCGACTGGAAGGAACTGCCGGTCGACATGCTCACCTTCTCCGGCCACAAGATAAACGGACTCAAGGGCGCAGGCGGACTTATCGTGCGAAAGGGGATGGAGCTGACGCCGGTCCTGCACGGGGGGCACCAGGAGCGCGGGCGGCGCGGCGGCACCGAAAACGTCGTGGGAATCGTTGCGATGGGAAAGGCGTTTTCGCAGTTGCGCGTGAACATGGAGGAGGAAGTCGGGGAAATACGCAGGCTGCGCGACCGTTTCGAGAAGACGATATTCGAGCGCATTCCGGACCTTGTGCTGAACGGACATCCCACGGATCGGCTGCCGAACACCGTCAATATTTCATTCCGGTTCGTGGAGGGGGAGGCGCTCCTCCTGAACCTGGACATGATGGGAGTCGCCTGCTCGTCCGGATCGGCCTGCACCTCCGGCTCGCTCGAGGCCTCTCCGATCCTGATGGCGATGGGGGGAGATCCGGTGGACGCCCAGGGAGCGCTGAGGTTCAGCTTCGGCATGGGGAACGACGACGCGGACGTGGAATACGCGGTGGACTCGATAGAGGCGGTCGTCGAGAAACTGAGGGCCATGTCGCCCCTCTTCACGCGGGCGGCGAAGATCCGATGA
- a CDS encoding RrF2 family transcriptional regulator — translation MKITTRGRYAVMALVSLAAASRGNPVSLKDIARQEDIPEPYLQQLFSRLRRQNLVKSIRGPGGGFLLARHPSRITIGEIIRTAEGRNGELRIGCRRSGRKCGRIERCKTQGMWDALESRMEEFLDSISIEDLFRETPEEIHREVRA, via the coding sequence TTGAAAATCACAACGCGCGGCCGTTACGCGGTAATGGCGCTTGTAAGCCTCGCCGCCGCTTCCCGCGGGAATCCGGTATCCCTCAAGGACATCGCCCGCCAGGAAGATATTCCGGAGCCGTATCTCCAGCAGCTTTTCTCACGCCTTAGAAGGCAAAACCTCGTTAAGAGCATCAGGGGCCCCGGGGGAGGATTCCTGCTCGCGCGTCATCCCTCACGTATTACCATCGGGGAAATCATACGGACGGCGGAGGGGCGTAACGGAGAGCTCCGCATAGGCTGCCGCAGGTCCGGTCGTAAATGCGGAAGGATAGAGCGCTGCAAGACGCAGGGCATGTGGGATGCCCTGGAGTCCCGGATGGAGGAATTCCTGGACTCCATATCCATAGAGGATCTTTTCAGGGAAACCCCGGAAGAGATCCACAGGGAGGTCAGGGCGTGA
- the cysE gene encoding serine O-acetyltransferase → MFEGIRNDIKVIFERDPAAQSVLEIFLCYPGFHAMRFHHVGHWLWTHNFRLLARFVSHISRCLTGIEIHPGATIGEGFFIDHGMGVVIGETAEIGRNVTMYHGVTLGGTSWNKGKRHPTLEDNVIIGAGAAILGAIRIGENSKIGSGSVVNREVPPNSTVVGIPGRIVYREGNVYSDPTGVAGTPDPEGKAIKCLTEQVMALEKQMEELKNRLDKSEEIAPQVESIR, encoded by the coding sequence ATGTTCGAGGGGATACGCAATGACATCAAGGTGATCTTCGAACGCGACCCGGCGGCGCAGAGCGTCCTGGAGATCTTCCTGTGTTATCCCGGTTTCCACGCCATGCGTTTCCATCACGTCGGGCACTGGCTGTGGACGCACAACTTCCGCCTGCTGGCCCGATTCGTATCGCATATATCGAGATGCCTGACCGGGATCGAGATCCACCCGGGCGCGACGATCGGAGAAGGGTTCTTCATCGACCACGGGATGGGCGTGGTGATCGGTGAAACGGCCGAGATCGGAAGGAACGTGACCATGTATCACGGCGTGACCCTCGGCGGCACGAGCTGGAACAAGGGGAAAAGGCACCCGACGCTCGAAGACAACGTAATAATCGGGGCGGGAGCCGCCATCCTTGGCGCCATACGGATCGGGGAAAACTCCAAGATCGGTTCGGGTTCCGTGGTAAACCGGGAAGTCCCCCCCAATTCGACGGTTGTCGGTATCCCGGGCAGGATCGTGTACCGGGAGGGGAACGTCTACAGCGATCCTACGGGAGTCGCGGGAACGCCGGACCCCGAAGGAAAGGCCATCAAGTGCCTTACCGAACAGGTCATGGCGCTGGAAAAACAGATGGAGGAATTGAAAAACCGGCTGGATAAATCGGAAGAGATCGCTCCCCAGGTGGAGTCGATCCGTTGA
- a CDS encoding helix-hairpin-helix domain-containing protein, protein MENSKGKETDGKRACLLVSLILLVWNIGAFGRHFLSGNPSLKPVPWETVGNRTATPMSNPAADCAVYGMPGKPTARQRLLLGRKIDINRADVREISDLPGISESVARAVVETRNSIGGFRKPEDLLLARGIKEKRLKKILPFLARFPNN, encoded by the coding sequence GTGGAAAACTCAAAGGGGAAGGAGACTGACGGAAAGCGGGCCTGCCTTCTCGTATCCCTGATTCTTCTTGTCTGGAATATCGGCGCCTTCGGGCGCCATTTTCTTTCCGGAAATCCATCGTTGAAACCGGTTCCATGGGAAACCGTCGGAAACCGCACGGCAACGCCCATGTCGAATCCGGCGGCCGATTGCGCCGTTTACGGCATGCCGGGAAAGCCGACTGCAAGGCAGAGACTGCTGCTCGGTCGAAAAATAGACATCAACAGGGCGGATGTGCGCGAAATATCGGACCTGCCGGGAATTTCCGAAAGCGTCGCGAGGGCCGTGGTGGAGACAAGGAATTCGATCGGGGGGTTTCGTAAGCCGGAAGACCTGTTGCTGGCCAGGGGGATAAAGGAGAAACGCCTGAAAAAAATCCTTCCATTTCTTGCGCGTTTCCCCAATAATTGA
- a CDS encoding citramalate synthase, with protein sequence MKKIYLYDTTLRDGTQSEEISLSVIDKIAITEKLDDFGIDFIEGGYPGSNPKDKEFFEYAKRLPLKNAKLCAFGMTRRVGKRAEEDSNMKALVAAETPVITVVGKSWDFHVTEALRTTLDENLKAVRETVEFLKKHAEQVFFDAEHFFDGYQRNQKYALKAIAAAEDGGADWIVLCDTNGGSLPSDVGRIVREVRKTTHVPLGIHTHNDSEMAVATTLAAVEGGANQVQGTINGYGERCGNANLCSIIPCLQLKMGKEALPEGQLKKLTALSRYIAEIANVGARLHQPFTGNAAFAHKGGMHVSAIRRHPGTYEHIEPEVVGNRRRVLISDLSGRSNILSKVQEKGLRFKAGDPAAEQVLEQIKELEHKGYQFEGAEASFELLVLKAMGQHEQFFELKGFRVIDEKRSEKQHPIAEATIMVDVDGRVEHTAAMGNGPVNAMDNALRKALEKFYPELSEMKLLDYKVRVINAGGTGSSVRVLIQSGDKDAVWGTVGVSHNIIEASWQALVDSIRYKLWRSRRGKLKGEGD encoded by the coding sequence ATGAAGAAGATCTACCTGTACGACACGACGCTTCGGGATGGGACGCAGTCGGAGGAAATCTCCCTGTCCGTGATCGACAAGATTGCGATCACGGAGAAGCTGGACGACTTCGGCATCGATTTCATCGAGGGAGGGTACCCCGGCTCCAACCCGAAGGACAAGGAGTTCTTCGAGTACGCCAAGCGGCTCCCGCTGAAGAACGCGAAGCTCTGCGCGTTCGGCATGACGCGGCGGGTCGGGAAGAGAGCGGAGGAAGACTCCAACATGAAGGCCCTCGTCGCCGCCGAGACGCCTGTCATAACCGTCGTCGGAAAATCGTGGGACTTCCACGTCACCGAGGCGCTTCGCACGACCCTCGATGAAAACCTCAAGGCCGTCAGGGAGACCGTCGAGTTCCTGAAGAAACACGCGGAGCAGGTCTTCTTCGACGCCGAGCACTTCTTCGACGGGTACCAGCGAAATCAGAAATACGCGCTCAAGGCCATCGCCGCCGCGGAAGACGGCGGGGCGGACTGGATCGTCCTGTGCGACACGAACGGCGGGTCGCTCCCCTCGGACGTCGGGAGGATAGTACGCGAAGTCCGGAAAACGACCCACGTTCCGCTCGGAATCCATACCCATAACGACTCGGAGATGGCCGTTGCCACGACGCTCGCCGCAGTCGAAGGGGGCGCAAACCAGGTCCAGGGAACGATCAACGGCTACGGGGAGCGGTGCGGAAATGCGAATCTTTGCTCGATAATCCCGTGCCTGCAATTGAAGATGGGGAAAGAGGCGTTGCCGGAAGGGCAGTTAAAGAAACTGACCGCGCTTTCGCGCTACATCGCGGAAATCGCCAACGTCGGCGCGCGCCTCCACCAGCCTTTCACGGGGAACGCAGCCTTTGCTCACAAGGGCGGCATGCACGTGTCCGCGATACGGCGGCACCCCGGTACGTATGAGCACATAGAGCCCGAGGTCGTGGGAAACCGGCGCCGCGTCCTCATTTCCGACCTTTCGGGAAGAAGCAACATCCTCTCGAAAGTCCAGGAAAAGGGATTGAGATTCAAGGCGGGGGATCCCGCGGCGGAGCAGGTCCTCGAGCAGATCAAGGAACTGGAGCACAAGGGATACCAGTTCGAGGGCGCCGAGGCTTCGTTCGAACTGCTGGTCCTGAAAGCCATGGGGCAGCATGAGCAGTTCTTCGAATTGAAGGGCTTCCGCGTAATAGACGAGAAGCGTTCGGAGAAGCAGCACCCCATAGCCGAAGCCACCATCATGGTAGATGTGGACGGAAGGGTGGAGCACACAGCGGCGATGGGGAACGGCCCCGTGAACGCGATGGACAACGCGCTACGCAAGGCGCTGGAAAAGTTCTACCCGGAGCTTTCCGAGATGAAACTGCTCGATTACAAAGTCCGGGTTATAAACGCCGGCGGGACCGGTTCCTCGGTACGGGTTTTGATTCAATCCGGAGACAAGGATGCGGTGTGGGGCACGGTGGGGGTTTCGCACAACATCATCGAGGCCTCGTGGCAGGCGCTGGTGGACAGCATCCGGTACAAGCTCTGGAGGTCGCGGCGTGGAAAACTCAAAGGGGAAGGAGACTGA
- a CDS encoding aspartate kinase, which produces MALIVQKYGGTSVGTIEKIKNVARRVARTKDQGHDVVVVVSAMSGETNRLLGLAHQLSELPNERELDVVASTGEQVTIGLLAIALSEMGYKARSFCGFQIPVLTDSAYVKARIKKIEGDTINAALKNGEIAVVAGFQGIDDSGAITTLGRGGSDTSAVAVAAALKADVCEIYTDVDGVYTTDPNICADAKKLEKISFEEMLELASLGAKVLQIRSVEFGMKYGVRIHVRSSFNDNPGTIVTREEEIMETAVVSGVAYSKSEAKITIVKVPDKPGIAAKIFRPLSDANIVVDVIVQNVSVTGYTDLTFTVGRSDYKKAMLITEKTAKEVKAEKVVGDDKIAKVSIVGMAMRSHSGVATKVFDTLAAEGINILGITTSEIKISCLIEEKYTELAVRVLHKAFDLGKPVEA; this is translated from the coding sequence ATGGCACTCATTGTCCAGAAGTACGGAGGCACCTCGGTCGGCACCATAGAGAAGATAAAGAACGTGGCCAGGCGCGTCGCGCGTACGAAGGACCAGGGGCACGACGTCGTCGTGGTGGTTTCGGCCATGTCGGGGGAGACGAACCGGCTGCTCGGGCTGGCGCACCAGCTCTCGGAGCTGCCAAACGAGCGGGAGCTGGACGTTGTCGCATCCACGGGCGAGCAGGTCACCATCGGCCTGCTGGCGATCGCGCTCTCCGAAATGGGGTACAAGGCCAGGTCGTTCTGCGGGTTCCAGATCCCCGTCCTCACCGATTCGGCTTACGTCAAGGCGCGGATAAAGAAGATAGAAGGCGACACGATCAACGCGGCGCTGAAAAACGGCGAGATCGCGGTCGTGGCGGGGTTCCAGGGGATCGACGACTCGGGTGCGATTACGACGCTTGGGCGAGGCGGGTCCGACACGAGCGCGGTTGCCGTGGCTGCGGCGCTCAAGGCCGACGTCTGCGAAATCTACACGGACGTCGACGGGGTGTACACCACCGATCCCAACATCTGCGCCGACGCGAAGAAGCTCGAAAAAATCTCCTTCGAAGAAATGCTGGAGCTCGCGAGCCTGGGGGCGAAGGTCCTCCAGATACGATCGGTGGAGTTCGGGATGAAATACGGCGTGCGTATCCACGTACGCTCCTCGTTCAACGATAATCCGGGAACGATAGTAACCAGGGAGGAGGAAATCATGGAGACGGCAGTCGTATCCGGCGTGGCGTACAGCAAGAGCGAGGCGAAGATCACCATCGTGAAGGTGCCCGACAAGCCCGGGATCGCCGCAAAGATCTTCAGGCCGCTGTCGGATGCAAATATCGTGGTCGACGTGATCGTGCAGAACGTTTCCGTCACGGGGTACACGGACCTCACATTCACCGTCGGGCGCTCCGACTACAAGAAGGCGATGCTTATCACCGAGAAGACGGCGAAAGAAGTCAAGGCGGAGAAGGTCGTGGGCGACGACAAGATCGCAAAGGTTTCCATCGTCGGAATGGCCATGCGGTCACATTCCGGGGTGGCCACAAAAGTCTTCGACACGCTTGCCGCCGAAGGGATCAATATCCTCGGCATCACCACTTCGGAGATAAAGATCTCCTGCCTGATCGAGGAGAAGTACACCGAACTTGCGGTTCGGGTGTTGCACAAGGCGTTCGACCTCGGGAAGCCGGTTGAAGCGTAA
- the tsaE gene encoding tRNA (adenosine(37)-N6)-threonylcarbamoyltransferase complex ATPase subunit type 1 TsaE, whose amino-acid sequence MRVELHSASAEETMEIARTLGASLRAGDVVALYGELGAGKTVFCKGIGEALGIAPERIVSPSFTIVTEHSGTLTLYHMDAYRLSGEREAEEIGLDEILYGSGVCVVEWAENIASLLPNRCIHVKFFISDESGRTLAVTAEDPRIPRELAARR is encoded by the coding sequence ATGAGGGTAGAACTGCACTCGGCGTCGGCAGAGGAAACGATGGAAATCGCGCGGACGCTGGGCGCGTCGCTTCGGGCGGGGGACGTGGTGGCGCTATACGGGGAACTGGGCGCCGGGAAGACGGTCTTCTGCAAGGGGATAGGCGAGGCGTTGGGGATCGCTCCGGAGAGGATAGTTTCGCCGAGCTTCACCATCGTCACGGAACACAGCGGCACGCTCACTCTGTACCACATGGACGCCTACCGTTTGTCCGGGGAGCGGGAGGCGGAAGAGATCGGGCTGGACGAAATATTATATGGAAGCGGCGTATGCGTCGTGGAGTGGGCGGAAAATATCGCCTCCCTCTTGCCAAATCGTTGTATACATGTAAAATTCTTCATTTCGGATGAATCCGGTCGAACGCTGGCCGTCACCGCGGAGGACCCGCGGATTCCGCGGGAGCTCGCCGCGCGCCGTTAA
- a CDS encoding NAD(P)H-hydrate dehydratase — MKVASASQMAELDRLTTQKYGIPTLLLMENAGRSCAERIFQILEDKVGAAEEASVAVVCGRGNNGGDGMVIARHLHNRGVYVEVFLLSEEDRLSHDARVQYEILGKLDVERRVIRDVEGVEDLRIYLEEVHLCVDALLGTGLSSPLEGIVREVVEVINLSMAPVYAVDIPSGIDATTGRILGEAVRADYTGSLALLKLGHVLLPGSLHCGETDVFDIGIPSKAVFDAQIKTEALDERVVKSVLSIRPPGFHKGDAGRVFIIGGYPGLTGAPCLAGKGALRMGAGLITVVVPESLRPTVESKLMEVMSIGIPDGGSGCFRKEMVPAILERIVRADVVVVGPGLGAYPGVGEFVAELFPRIRVPFIVDADGLNALSGQVEVLKKSVAHCTLTPHPGEMSRLTREPIEAIEASRIGSAQHLAEEQNVTVILKGARTVIATPKGDVFINTTGNPYMASGGMGDALSGMLAALASQGLSPTDAACAGVFLHGMSADLLVRKHPMSAVSATDVIENIREALQHILGERLPEENS; from the coding sequence ATGAAAGTAGCATCCGCGAGCCAGATGGCCGAGTTGGACCGCTTGACGACGCAGAAATACGGGATCCCCACGCTCCTGCTGATGGAAAACGCGGGGCGGTCGTGCGCGGAGCGGATCTTCCAGATTCTCGAAGACAAGGTCGGCGCTGCCGAGGAAGCCTCCGTGGCTGTGGTCTGCGGACGCGGCAATAACGGCGGCGACGGGATGGTGATCGCCAGGCACCTGCACAACCGCGGGGTATATGTGGAGGTGTTCCTGCTGTCCGAAGAAGACCGCTTGAGCCACGACGCCCGGGTCCAGTATGAAATCCTGGGAAAGCTGGACGTCGAGAGGAGAGTTATCCGCGACGTGGAGGGAGTGGAGGACCTTCGGATCTACCTGGAAGAGGTGCACCTGTGTGTTGATGCCCTGCTGGGCACGGGACTATCTTCGCCTCTCGAAGGGATAGTCCGGGAGGTAGTGGAAGTCATCAACTTGTCGATGGCACCGGTTTACGCGGTGGACATTCCCAGCGGGATCGACGCCACTACCGGCCGGATCCTCGGCGAAGCGGTACGCGCCGACTACACGGGATCGCTTGCCTTGCTTAAACTGGGGCACGTCCTGCTTCCCGGATCGCTTCACTGCGGAGAAACCGACGTCTTCGACATCGGCATCCCTTCCAAGGCCGTCTTCGACGCGCAGATAAAGACCGAGGCGCTGGACGAGCGGGTTGTGAAGAGCGTGCTCTCTATCCGCCCGCCGGGATTCCACAAGGGCGACGCGGGCAGGGTTTTCATAATAGGGGGATATCCGGGCCTGACCGGCGCCCCCTGCCTGGCAGGGAAAGGCGCGCTTCGGATGGGGGCAGGCCTGATTACCGTAGTCGTGCCCGAGTCCCTTCGCCCGACCGTGGAATCGAAACTTATGGAAGTGATGTCGATAGGGATCCCGGACGGCGGCTCGGGGTGCTTCCGAAAGGAGATGGTCCCCGCGATATTGGAAAGGATCGTAAGGGCGGACGTGGTGGTCGTGGGGCCGGGGTTGGGGGCGTATCCCGGCGTTGGGGAATTCGTCGCCGAGTTGTTCCCGCGTATCCGCGTCCCCTTCATTGTCGACGCCGACGGATTGAACGCGTTATCCGGACAGGTGGAAGTGCTTAAAAAGTCGGTGGCGCATTGCACACTCACGCCGCACCCGGGGGAAATGTCCCGCCTGACGCGCGAGCCGATCGAAGCCATCGAAGCTTCGCGAATCGGGTCGGCGCAGCATCTGGCAGAGGAACAGAACGTGACCGTGATCCTGAAAGGCGCCAGGACCGTTATCGCCACCCCGAAGGGGGATGTCTTCATCAACACGACCGGAAATCCGTACATGGCCTCCGGCGGGATGGGAGACGCGCTTTCGGGAATGCTTGCCGCGCTCGCTTCGCAGGGTCTTTCTCCAACCGACGCCGCGTGCGCGGGGGTGTTCCTCCACGGAATGTCGGCCGACCTGCTGGTGAGGAAGCACCCGATGTCCGCTGTCTCGGCGACCGACGTCATCGAGAACATCCGCGAAGCCCTCCAGCACATCCTTGGAGAGCGTCTCCCGGAAGAAAATTCCTGA
- the acpS gene encoding holo-ACP synthase has protein sequence MIIGIGVDIVDIERVSRLLKKYGERFVRRVFTEAEAEYADRGPRRAERLAGRFAVKEAVMKAFGTGRSQGILWRDVETVRGRMGKPEVILHGKAFNYLKILNGKNLHVSITHDGGKAVAFVIVEGMGEPG, from the coding sequence ATGATCATCGGCATCGGCGTCGATATAGTCGACATCGAAAGGGTGAGCCGCCTGCTGAAAAAGTACGGGGAAAGGTTCGTCAGGAGGGTGTTCACGGAAGCTGAGGCTGAATACGCCGATCGCGGCCCCCGGCGCGCGGAAAGGCTCGCAGGCAGATTCGCGGTCAAGGAAGCGGTTATGAAAGCCTTCGGCACGGGCCGATCCCAGGGGATCCTGTGGAGGGATGTCGAGACAGTCCGCGGAAGAATGGGCAAACCGGAAGTGATACTTCATGGAAAAGCATTTAATTATCTTAAAATACTAAATGGAAAAAACCTGCATGTATCGATCACACACGACGGCGGAAAGGCAGTCGCATTCGTGATCGTTGAGGGAATGGGAGAACCGGGATGA